A single window of Salvia splendens isolate huo1 chromosome 6, SspV2, whole genome shotgun sequence DNA harbors:
- the LOC121808276 gene encoding uncharacterized protein LOC121808276 isoform X1 has translation MGSKFREQTDADYQNSGVKSPPNICVQTGEEFLDEFLRDRVASRRVPVANDAYQIPSSKPGYDVAQDHLVTSNHDTRKTDAESYPDYVDLSSGEGNGVYMNGSNAYYKELHVNGQNHRKCSGDLDRGSPSGPLVYSSEFPHSNQSYSKASQCTDSSFSGKLKLLCSFGGKILPRPNDGKLRYVGGDTRIISLEKNATYLELLKKTMVICKYHNTIKYQLPGEDLDALISVASDEDLHHMFEEYHDQEKVSQRPRLFLVSSCDIESPYSSEGRTMQQGDCPYVAAVNGMVDSSPRRTYSRESLESQWTNNVDSPTLQMDSPTSFHHLEYQNGGGSLNTTWTLSNLSSQVFSTPQVPSTTCVASSPFPPVQFTYPSASYLKGYEDAHSSYGYTNKFPYVMESTANNNPHCFDAAVYYHNQLVDTSAISDSSDQNSQMAYAHATTPLAVSHFHMPSKDFQPTSPYAPRFADAMIGFANVPPQSEKLVPSQEKCGYYPVTDVGNSYWTNTNPIPESQPTNEVGSKVPLEQDTENISWAFGAEKLPSLEMSVSSLQEVEEQKAREKDQVTKSEYQVFHETINLNKDSIEWGGDTIMPIKNNSVGRYRETFAIEKNYVLNDEFLEHTKNLPQIICRPDSQVSFHVPKSELQMSGIQNSSSSFSSAEYPADFWKELSGNCQISQNKPEFLIKSQTGPHPTDCDTDFYDHLIFPETTADHSLKGDVTCQKEMVKKSNDMTSSHECAKNKITYINSMEDLDSRNGTFVNSQYPNNYHKPGIQQGPVKVEDVAGSLQHGIPSSSTNSIQGPEEDSEAAESPEDTSGTESHLSESNDYDVGVGEITTSESLSEAAVIEKEASIYGLQIIRNTELDDLQELGSGTFGTVFHGKWRGTDVAIKRIKQSCFAGRSSEQEKLAKDFWREAKILSTLHHPNIVAFYGVVPDGPGGTLATVTEYLVNGSLRHVLLRKGRVLDRRRKVIIALDAAFGMEYLHVRNIVHFDLKCDNLLVNLGDPRRPVCKVGDFGLSRIKRNTFVSGGVRGTLPWMAPELLNGNSSQVSEKVDVFSFGVTLWEILTGEEPYVNMHCGAIIGGIVSDSLRPPVPERCDPEWRKLMEQCWSHEPEERPPFSEITKRLQGMSKAILPKRVSRVQR, from the exons ATGGGAAGCAAGTTCCGTGAACAGACTGATGCTGATTATCAGAACAGTGGAGTTAAAAGCCCGCCTAACATATGTGTGCAGACAGGGGAGGAATTTTTAGATGAATTTTTGAGGGACCGCGTTGCATCTAGGAGAGTGCCTGTTGCAAATGATGCCTATCAGATCCCCTCGAGCAAACCAGGCTATGATGTTGCTCAGGATCACCTTGTTACAAGTAATCATGATACTAGGAAAACAGATGCCGAGAGTTATCCAGATTATGTAGATTTATCTTCTGGTGAGGGGAATGGAGTCTATATGAACGGATCAAATGCATATTACAAGGAATTGCATGTGAATGGACAGAACCACAGAAAGTGTTCTGGGGATTTGGATAGAGGTAGTCCATCTGGTCCACTTGTTTACTCATCAGAGTTTCCTCATTCAAATCAGAGTTATAGTAAGGCATCACAATGTACAGACAGTTCATTTTCAGGAAAATTAAAACTCCTCTGCAGTTTTGGAGGAAAAATATTGCCAAGACCAAATGATGGGAAGCTTAGATATGTTGGTGGTGATACAAGGATTATATCTCTTGAGAAAAATGCAACATATCTGGAGCTTCTGAAAAAAACAATGGTGATTTGTAAGTACCATAACACAATCAAGTACCAACTTCCAGGTGAAGATCTGGATGCGCTTATATCTGTGGCTTCTGATGAAGATCTTCATCATATGTTTGAAGAATATCATGATCAAGAGAAAGTATCTCAGAGACCAAGActttttcttgtttcttcttGTGATATTGAGAGTCCATATTCTTCAGAAGGTAGGACTATGCAGCAAGGTGACTGTCCATATGTTGCTGCTGTTAATGGCATGGTGGATTCTAGCCCTCGTCGAACCTATAGCAGGGAGAGCTTGGAAAGCCAGTGGACAAATAATGTCGACAGTCCAACTCTACAGATGGACTCACCTACTTCTTTTCATCATTTAGAATACCAGAATGGAGGTGGTTCATTAAATACCACATGGACACTTTCTAACCTCAGCAGTCAGGTCTTCAGTACTCCTCAAGTACCTTCTACGACCTGTGTGgcatcatctccatttcctcctGTTCAGTTTACATATCCCAGTGCTTCCTACTTGAAAGGGTATGAAGATGCTCATTCCTCCTATGGATATACAAACAAGTTTCCTTATGTTATGGAGAGCACAGCAAACAACAATCCCCATTGTTTTGATGCTGCAGTCTATTATCATAACCAGCTTGTCGATACATCGGCAATATCGGATAGCTCAGATCAAAACAGCCAAATGGCATATGCACATGCTACTACTCCTTTAGCGGTCTCTCACTTTCATATGCCTAGTAAAGACTTTCAGCCTACTTCACCATATGCTCCCAGGTTTGCCGATGCTATGATAGGTTTTGCAAATGTGCCACCACAATCCGAGAAGTTAGTCCCTTCTCAAGAAAAATGTGGTTATTATCCAGTTACTGATGTTGGTAACTCTTACTGGACAAACACCAATCCTATTCCTGAATCACAGCCAACGAATGAAGTGGGATCAAAAGTCCCTTTAGAACAAGATACAGAAAATATTTCCTGGGCTTTTGGTGCAGAAAAGTTACCATCCCTTGAAATGTCTGTTTCATCTCTTCAGGAAGTTGAAGAACAGAAAGCACGTGAGAAAGATCAAGTAACTAAGAGTGAGTATCAGGTTTTTCATGAAACTATCAATCTTAACAAGGACTCTATCGAATGGGGAGGAGATACAATAATGCCGATAAAGAATAATTCCGTTGGTCGGTATAGGGAAACTTTTGCCATTGAGAAGAATTATGTCCTAAATGACGAGTTTTTGGAGCACACAAAGAATTTGCCTCAAATAATCTGCCGCCCAGACTCACAGGTCTCTTTTCATGTCCCAAAGTCTGAGTTGCAGATGTCTGGAATCCAAAACTCTTCTTCGTCCTTTAGTTCTGCAGAATATCCAGCAGATTTCTGGAAAGAGCTTTCTGGAAACTGCCAAATAAGTCAGAACAAGCCTGAATTTCTCATCAAGAGCCAAACAGGACCTCATCCAACTGACTGTGATACAGATTTCTATG ATCATCTCATTTTCCCAGAAACAACTGCAGACCATTCTCTGAAGGGAGATGTCACTTGCCAGAAGGAAATGGTGAAGAAGTCTAACGACATGACAAGTTCTCATGAATGCGCAAAGAACAAAATTACCTATATAAATTCTATGGAAGACTTGGACAGTAGAAATGGGACCTTTGTAAACTCTCAGTACCCAAATAATTATCATAAACCTGGCATACAGCAAGGTCCTGTtaaagttgaagatgtggctGGCAGCCTGCAACATGGAATCCCTTCCTCCTCAACAAATTCCATCCAGGGACCCGAGGAAGACAGTGAAGCTGCTGAATCCCCTGAAGATACATCAGGAACTGAAAGTCATCTATCTGAATCTAATGATTAT GATGTTGGAGTTGGTGAAATAACTACAAGCGAATCATTAAGTGAAGCTGCAGTTATTGAAAAGGAAGCCAGCATCTATGGTTTGCAG ATCATAAGAAATACTGAACTTGATGACCTACAAGAGTTGGGATCTGGTACCTTTGGAACTGTATTTCATGGAAAATGGAGGGGGACAGATGTTGCGATCAAGAGAATAAAACAGAGCTGTTTTGCTGGGAGATCTTCTGAACAAGAAAAACTG GCCAAAGATTTCTGGAGGGAGGCTAAAATTCTTTCCACACTTCACCATCCCAACATAGTAGCATTCTATGGGGTGGTTCCTGATGGGCCTGGGGGGACATTGGCTACTGTTACCGAATACTTGGTAAACGGGTCACTACGACATGTCCTCTTGAGGAAGGGTCG AGTGTTGGATCGGCGTAGAAAGGTTATAATTGCATTGGATGCTGCTTTTGGCATGGAATACTTGCATGTGAGAAACATAGTTCATTTTGATTTGAAGTGTGACAACTTGCTAGTTAACTTGGGCGATCCTCGCAGGCCTGTGTGCAAG GTTGGTGATTTCGGATTATCAAGAATCAAGCGGAATACTTTTGTTTCAGGAGGTGTTCGAGGAACACTTCCTTGGATGGCTCCGGAATTACTAAATGGAAACAGTAGTCAGGTTTCTGAGAAA GTAGATGTTTTCTCCTTTGGCGTCACACTGTGGGAGATTTTGACCGGAGAAGAACCTTATGTGAATATGCACTGCGGTGCTATAATAG GTGGAATTGTGAGCGACTCTCTGAGGCCACCAGTGCCAGAACGATGTGATCCAGAGTGGAGAAAGCTGATGGAACAATGCTGGTCGCATGAGCCTGAAGAAAGACCGCCGTTTTCGGAGATAACAAAGAGGCTTCAAGGTATGTCCAAGGCTATCCTACCGAAGAGAGTGAGTAGAGTTCAGAGATGA
- the LOC121808276 gene encoding uncharacterized protein LOC121808276 isoform X3 — MGSKFREQTDADYQNSGVKSPPNICVQTGEEFLDEFLRDRVASRRVPVANDAYQIPSSKPGYDVAQDHLVTSNHDTRKTDAESYPDYVDLSSGEGNGVYMNGSNAYYKELHVNGQNHRKCSGDLDRGSPSGPLVYSSEFPHSNQSYSKASQCTDSSFSGKLKLLCSFGGKILPRPNDGKLRYVGGDTRIISLEKNATYLELLKKTMVICKYHNTIKYQLPGEDLDALISVASDEDLHHMFEEYHDQEKVSQRPRLFLVSSCDIESPYSSEGRTMQQGDCPYVAAVNGMVDSSPRRTYSRESLESQWTNNVDSPTLQMDSPTSFHHLEYQNGGGSLNTTWTLSNLSSQVFSTPQVPSTTCVASSPFPPVQFTYPSASYLKGYEDAHSSYGYTNKFPYVMESTANNNPHCFDAAVYYHNQLVDTSAISDSSDQNSQMAYAHATTPLAVSHFHMPSKDFQPTSPYAPRFADAMIGFANVPPQSEKLVPSQEKCGYYPVTDVGNSYWTNTNPIPESQPTNEVGSKVPLEQDTENISWAFGAEKLPSLEMSVSSLQEVEEQKAREKDQVTKSEYQVFHETINLNKDSIEWGGDTIMPIKNNSVGRYRETFAIEKNYVLNDEFLEHTKNLPQIICRPDSQVSFHVPKSELQMSGIQNSSSSFSSAEYPADFWKELSGNCQISQNKPEFLIKSQTGPHPTDCDTDFYETTADHSLKGDVTCQKEMVKKSNDMTSSHECAKNKITYINSMEDLDSRNGTFVNSQYPNNYHKPGIQQGPVKVEDVAGSLQHGIPSSSTNSIQGPEEDSEAAESPEDTSGTESHLSESNDYDVGVGEITTSESLSEAAVIEKEASIYGLQIIRNTELDDLQELGSGTFGTVFHGKWRGTDVAIKRIKQSCFAGRSSEQEKLAKDFWREAKILSTLHHPNIVAFYGVVPDGPGGTLATVTEYLVNGSLRHVLLRKGRVLDRRRKVIIALDAAFGMEYLHVRNIVHFDLKCDNLLVNLGDPRRPVCKVGDFGLSRIKRNTFVSGGVRGTLPWMAPELLNGNSSQVSEKVDVFSFGVTLWEILTGEEPYVNMHCGAIIGGIVSDSLRPPVPERCDPEWRKLMEQCWSHEPEERPPFSEITKRLQGMSKAILPKRVSRVQR; from the exons ATGGGAAGCAAGTTCCGTGAACAGACTGATGCTGATTATCAGAACAGTGGAGTTAAAAGCCCGCCTAACATATGTGTGCAGACAGGGGAGGAATTTTTAGATGAATTTTTGAGGGACCGCGTTGCATCTAGGAGAGTGCCTGTTGCAAATGATGCCTATCAGATCCCCTCGAGCAAACCAGGCTATGATGTTGCTCAGGATCACCTTGTTACAAGTAATCATGATACTAGGAAAACAGATGCCGAGAGTTATCCAGATTATGTAGATTTATCTTCTGGTGAGGGGAATGGAGTCTATATGAACGGATCAAATGCATATTACAAGGAATTGCATGTGAATGGACAGAACCACAGAAAGTGTTCTGGGGATTTGGATAGAGGTAGTCCATCTGGTCCACTTGTTTACTCATCAGAGTTTCCTCATTCAAATCAGAGTTATAGTAAGGCATCACAATGTACAGACAGTTCATTTTCAGGAAAATTAAAACTCCTCTGCAGTTTTGGAGGAAAAATATTGCCAAGACCAAATGATGGGAAGCTTAGATATGTTGGTGGTGATACAAGGATTATATCTCTTGAGAAAAATGCAACATATCTGGAGCTTCTGAAAAAAACAATGGTGATTTGTAAGTACCATAACACAATCAAGTACCAACTTCCAGGTGAAGATCTGGATGCGCTTATATCTGTGGCTTCTGATGAAGATCTTCATCATATGTTTGAAGAATATCATGATCAAGAGAAAGTATCTCAGAGACCAAGActttttcttgtttcttcttGTGATATTGAGAGTCCATATTCTTCAGAAGGTAGGACTATGCAGCAAGGTGACTGTCCATATGTTGCTGCTGTTAATGGCATGGTGGATTCTAGCCCTCGTCGAACCTATAGCAGGGAGAGCTTGGAAAGCCAGTGGACAAATAATGTCGACAGTCCAACTCTACAGATGGACTCACCTACTTCTTTTCATCATTTAGAATACCAGAATGGAGGTGGTTCATTAAATACCACATGGACACTTTCTAACCTCAGCAGTCAGGTCTTCAGTACTCCTCAAGTACCTTCTACGACCTGTGTGgcatcatctccatttcctcctGTTCAGTTTACATATCCCAGTGCTTCCTACTTGAAAGGGTATGAAGATGCTCATTCCTCCTATGGATATACAAACAAGTTTCCTTATGTTATGGAGAGCACAGCAAACAACAATCCCCATTGTTTTGATGCTGCAGTCTATTATCATAACCAGCTTGTCGATACATCGGCAATATCGGATAGCTCAGATCAAAACAGCCAAATGGCATATGCACATGCTACTACTCCTTTAGCGGTCTCTCACTTTCATATGCCTAGTAAAGACTTTCAGCCTACTTCACCATATGCTCCCAGGTTTGCCGATGCTATGATAGGTTTTGCAAATGTGCCACCACAATCCGAGAAGTTAGTCCCTTCTCAAGAAAAATGTGGTTATTATCCAGTTACTGATGTTGGTAACTCTTACTGGACAAACACCAATCCTATTCCTGAATCACAGCCAACGAATGAAGTGGGATCAAAAGTCCCTTTAGAACAAGATACAGAAAATATTTCCTGGGCTTTTGGTGCAGAAAAGTTACCATCCCTTGAAATGTCTGTTTCATCTCTTCAGGAAGTTGAAGAACAGAAAGCACGTGAGAAAGATCAAGTAACTAAGAGTGAGTATCAGGTTTTTCATGAAACTATCAATCTTAACAAGGACTCTATCGAATGGGGAGGAGATACAATAATGCCGATAAAGAATAATTCCGTTGGTCGGTATAGGGAAACTTTTGCCATTGAGAAGAATTATGTCCTAAATGACGAGTTTTTGGAGCACACAAAGAATTTGCCTCAAATAATCTGCCGCCCAGACTCACAGGTCTCTTTTCATGTCCCAAAGTCTGAGTTGCAGATGTCTGGAATCCAAAACTCTTCTTCGTCCTTTAGTTCTGCAGAATATCCAGCAGATTTCTGGAAAGAGCTTTCTGGAAACTGCCAAATAAGTCAGAACAAGCCTGAATTTCTCATCAAGAGCCAAACAGGACCTCATCCAACTGACTGTGATACAGATTTCTATG AAACAACTGCAGACCATTCTCTGAAGGGAGATGTCACTTGCCAGAAGGAAATGGTGAAGAAGTCTAACGACATGACAAGTTCTCATGAATGCGCAAAGAACAAAATTACCTATATAAATTCTATGGAAGACTTGGACAGTAGAAATGGGACCTTTGTAAACTCTCAGTACCCAAATAATTATCATAAACCTGGCATACAGCAAGGTCCTGTtaaagttgaagatgtggctGGCAGCCTGCAACATGGAATCCCTTCCTCCTCAACAAATTCCATCCAGGGACCCGAGGAAGACAGTGAAGCTGCTGAATCCCCTGAAGATACATCAGGAACTGAAAGTCATCTATCTGAATCTAATGATTAT GATGTTGGAGTTGGTGAAATAACTACAAGCGAATCATTAAGTGAAGCTGCAGTTATTGAAAAGGAAGCCAGCATCTATGGTTTGCAG ATCATAAGAAATACTGAACTTGATGACCTACAAGAGTTGGGATCTGGTACCTTTGGAACTGTATTTCATGGAAAATGGAGGGGGACAGATGTTGCGATCAAGAGAATAAAACAGAGCTGTTTTGCTGGGAGATCTTCTGAACAAGAAAAACTG GCCAAAGATTTCTGGAGGGAGGCTAAAATTCTTTCCACACTTCACCATCCCAACATAGTAGCATTCTATGGGGTGGTTCCTGATGGGCCTGGGGGGACATTGGCTACTGTTACCGAATACTTGGTAAACGGGTCACTACGACATGTCCTCTTGAGGAAGGGTCG AGTGTTGGATCGGCGTAGAAAGGTTATAATTGCATTGGATGCTGCTTTTGGCATGGAATACTTGCATGTGAGAAACATAGTTCATTTTGATTTGAAGTGTGACAACTTGCTAGTTAACTTGGGCGATCCTCGCAGGCCTGTGTGCAAG GTTGGTGATTTCGGATTATCAAGAATCAAGCGGAATACTTTTGTTTCAGGAGGTGTTCGAGGAACACTTCCTTGGATGGCTCCGGAATTACTAAATGGAAACAGTAGTCAGGTTTCTGAGAAA GTAGATGTTTTCTCCTTTGGCGTCACACTGTGGGAGATTTTGACCGGAGAAGAACCTTATGTGAATATGCACTGCGGTGCTATAATAG GTGGAATTGTGAGCGACTCTCTGAGGCCACCAGTGCCAGAACGATGTGATCCAGAGTGGAGAAAGCTGATGGAACAATGCTGGTCGCATGAGCCTGAAGAAAGACCGCCGTTTTCGGAGATAACAAAGAGGCTTCAAGGTATGTCCAAGGCTATCCTACCGAAGAGAGTGAGTAGAGTTCAGAGATGA
- the LOC121808276 gene encoding uncharacterized protein LOC121808276 isoform X4 gives MGSKFREQTDADYQNSGVKSPPNICVQTGEEFLDEFLRDRVASRRVPVANDAYQIPSSKPGYDVAQDHLVTSNHDTRKTDAESYPDYVDLSSGEGNGVYMNGSNAYYKELHVNGQNHRKCSGDLDRGSPSGPLVYSSEFPHSNQSYSKASQCTDSSFSGKLKLLCSFGGKILPRPNDGKLRYVGGDTRIISLEKNATYLELLKKTMVICKYHNTIKYQLPGEDLDALISVASDEDLHHMFEEYHDQEKVSQRPRLFLVSSCDIESPYSSEGRTMQQGDCPYVAAVNGMVDSSPRRTYSRESLESQWTNNVDSPTLQMDSPTSFHHLEYQNGGGSLNTTWTLSNLSSQVFSTPQVPSTTCVASSPFPPVQFTYPSASYLKGYEDAHSSYGYTNKFPYVMESTANNNPHCFDAAVYYHNQLVDTSAISDSSDQNSQMAYAHATTPLAVSHFHMPSKDFQPTSPYAPRFADAMIGFANVPPQSEKLVPSQEKCGYYPVTDVGNSYWTNTNPIPESQPTNEVGSKVPLEQDTENISWAFGAEKLPSLEMSVSSLQEVEEQKAREKDQVTKSEYQVFHETINLNKDSIEWGGDTIMPIKNNSVGRYRETFAIEKNYVLNDEFLEHTKNLPQIICRPDSQVSFHVPKSELQMSGIQNSSSSFSSAEYPADFWKELSGNCQISQNKPEFLIKSQTGPHPTDCDTDFYDHLIFPETTADHSLKGDVTCQKEMVKKSNDMTSSHECAKNKITYINSMEDLDSRNGTFVNSQYPNNYHKPGIQQGPVKVEDVAGSLQHGIPSSSTNSIQGPEEDSEAAESPEDTSGTESHLSESNDYDVGVGEITTSESLSEAAVIEKEASIYGLQIIRNTELDDLQELGSGTFGTVFHGKWRGTDVAIKRIKQSCFAGRSSEQEKLAKDFWREAKILSTLHHPNIVAFYGVVPDGPGGTLATVTEYLVNGSLRHVLLRKGRVLDRRRKVIIALDAAFGMEYLHVRNIVHFDLKCDNLLVNLGDPRRPVCKVGDFGLSRIKRNTFVSGGVRGTLPWMAPELLNGNSSQMFSPLASHCGRF, from the exons ATGGGAAGCAAGTTCCGTGAACAGACTGATGCTGATTATCAGAACAGTGGAGTTAAAAGCCCGCCTAACATATGTGTGCAGACAGGGGAGGAATTTTTAGATGAATTTTTGAGGGACCGCGTTGCATCTAGGAGAGTGCCTGTTGCAAATGATGCCTATCAGATCCCCTCGAGCAAACCAGGCTATGATGTTGCTCAGGATCACCTTGTTACAAGTAATCATGATACTAGGAAAACAGATGCCGAGAGTTATCCAGATTATGTAGATTTATCTTCTGGTGAGGGGAATGGAGTCTATATGAACGGATCAAATGCATATTACAAGGAATTGCATGTGAATGGACAGAACCACAGAAAGTGTTCTGGGGATTTGGATAGAGGTAGTCCATCTGGTCCACTTGTTTACTCATCAGAGTTTCCTCATTCAAATCAGAGTTATAGTAAGGCATCACAATGTACAGACAGTTCATTTTCAGGAAAATTAAAACTCCTCTGCAGTTTTGGAGGAAAAATATTGCCAAGACCAAATGATGGGAAGCTTAGATATGTTGGTGGTGATACAAGGATTATATCTCTTGAGAAAAATGCAACATATCTGGAGCTTCTGAAAAAAACAATGGTGATTTGTAAGTACCATAACACAATCAAGTACCAACTTCCAGGTGAAGATCTGGATGCGCTTATATCTGTGGCTTCTGATGAAGATCTTCATCATATGTTTGAAGAATATCATGATCAAGAGAAAGTATCTCAGAGACCAAGActttttcttgtttcttcttGTGATATTGAGAGTCCATATTCTTCAGAAGGTAGGACTATGCAGCAAGGTGACTGTCCATATGTTGCTGCTGTTAATGGCATGGTGGATTCTAGCCCTCGTCGAACCTATAGCAGGGAGAGCTTGGAAAGCCAGTGGACAAATAATGTCGACAGTCCAACTCTACAGATGGACTCACCTACTTCTTTTCATCATTTAGAATACCAGAATGGAGGTGGTTCATTAAATACCACATGGACACTTTCTAACCTCAGCAGTCAGGTCTTCAGTACTCCTCAAGTACCTTCTACGACCTGTGTGgcatcatctccatttcctcctGTTCAGTTTACATATCCCAGTGCTTCCTACTTGAAAGGGTATGAAGATGCTCATTCCTCCTATGGATATACAAACAAGTTTCCTTATGTTATGGAGAGCACAGCAAACAACAATCCCCATTGTTTTGATGCTGCAGTCTATTATCATAACCAGCTTGTCGATACATCGGCAATATCGGATAGCTCAGATCAAAACAGCCAAATGGCATATGCACATGCTACTACTCCTTTAGCGGTCTCTCACTTTCATATGCCTAGTAAAGACTTTCAGCCTACTTCACCATATGCTCCCAGGTTTGCCGATGCTATGATAGGTTTTGCAAATGTGCCACCACAATCCGAGAAGTTAGTCCCTTCTCAAGAAAAATGTGGTTATTATCCAGTTACTGATGTTGGTAACTCTTACTGGACAAACACCAATCCTATTCCTGAATCACAGCCAACGAATGAAGTGGGATCAAAAGTCCCTTTAGAACAAGATACAGAAAATATTTCCTGGGCTTTTGGTGCAGAAAAGTTACCATCCCTTGAAATGTCTGTTTCATCTCTTCAGGAAGTTGAAGAACAGAAAGCACGTGAGAAAGATCAAGTAACTAAGAGTGAGTATCAGGTTTTTCATGAAACTATCAATCTTAACAAGGACTCTATCGAATGGGGAGGAGATACAATAATGCCGATAAAGAATAATTCCGTTGGTCGGTATAGGGAAACTTTTGCCATTGAGAAGAATTATGTCCTAAATGACGAGTTTTTGGAGCACACAAAGAATTTGCCTCAAATAATCTGCCGCCCAGACTCACAGGTCTCTTTTCATGTCCCAAAGTCTGAGTTGCAGATGTCTGGAATCCAAAACTCTTCTTCGTCCTTTAGTTCTGCAGAATATCCAGCAGATTTCTGGAAAGAGCTTTCTGGAAACTGCCAAATAAGTCAGAACAAGCCTGAATTTCTCATCAAGAGCCAAACAGGACCTCATCCAACTGACTGTGATACAGATTTCTATG ATCATCTCATTTTCCCAGAAACAACTGCAGACCATTCTCTGAAGGGAGATGTCACTTGCCAGAAGGAAATGGTGAAGAAGTCTAACGACATGACAAGTTCTCATGAATGCGCAAAGAACAAAATTACCTATATAAATTCTATGGAAGACTTGGACAGTAGAAATGGGACCTTTGTAAACTCTCAGTACCCAAATAATTATCATAAACCTGGCATACAGCAAGGTCCTGTtaaagttgaagatgtggctGGCAGCCTGCAACATGGAATCCCTTCCTCCTCAACAAATTCCATCCAGGGACCCGAGGAAGACAGTGAAGCTGCTGAATCCCCTGAAGATACATCAGGAACTGAAAGTCATCTATCTGAATCTAATGATTAT GATGTTGGAGTTGGTGAAATAACTACAAGCGAATCATTAAGTGAAGCTGCAGTTATTGAAAAGGAAGCCAGCATCTATGGTTTGCAG ATCATAAGAAATACTGAACTTGATGACCTACAAGAGTTGGGATCTGGTACCTTTGGAACTGTATTTCATGGAAAATGGAGGGGGACAGATGTTGCGATCAAGAGAATAAAACAGAGCTGTTTTGCTGGGAGATCTTCTGAACAAGAAAAACTG GCCAAAGATTTCTGGAGGGAGGCTAAAATTCTTTCCACACTTCACCATCCCAACATAGTAGCATTCTATGGGGTGGTTCCTGATGGGCCTGGGGGGACATTGGCTACTGTTACCGAATACTTGGTAAACGGGTCACTACGACATGTCCTCTTGAGGAAGGGTCG AGTGTTGGATCGGCGTAGAAAGGTTATAATTGCATTGGATGCTGCTTTTGGCATGGAATACTTGCATGTGAGAAACATAGTTCATTTTGATTTGAAGTGTGACAACTTGCTAGTTAACTTGGGCGATCCTCGCAGGCCTGTGTGCAAG GTTGGTGATTTCGGATTATCAAGAATCAAGCGGAATACTTTTGTTTCAGGAGGTGTTCGAGGAACACTTCCTTGGATGGCTCCGGAATTACTAAATGGAAACAGTAGTCAG ATGTTTTCTCCTTTGGCGTCACACTGTGGGAGATTTTGA